Proteins encoded together in one Flavobacteriales bacterium window:
- a CDS encoding sterol desaturase family protein — protein sequence MTEYEVTELMIYGGPVFIALIVVEIIFSLKYNPELYQWKDLATSGTMGVGAAFLAGAAKAFSLIVFAVVYILFNPEGEDGVRHNIMGGWAAFGLGTWYIWLICQVLDDFSYYMVHRANHEVRFLWAAHIVHHSSDHFNLGTAVRNGWVTLFYKPFFYMWICALGFHPIMLMTCLSIEAFWQYQLHVQWMPRLGFLEKIFNLHKHHEVHHSSDIEYLDKNHGGYLIIFDKMFGTFKDKDDSKTIKYGVLHPPKSHNPVEVLSHEYVHIWQDVMKAKTWKGRFMYIFGPPGWTEDGTGKTTKMMQRELAELQKKAA from the coding sequence ATGACCGAATACGAGGTCACCGAACTGATGATCTACGGAGGGCCTGTATTTATTGCACTTATTGTGGTGGAGATCATCTTCAGTCTCAAATACAACCCCGAACTGTACCAGTGGAAGGATCTGGCCACCAGTGGCACCATGGGTGTTGGCGCTGCTTTCTTGGCTGGCGCGGCCAAAGCATTCTCTTTGATCGTGTTTGCCGTTGTTTACATTCTATTCAATCCAGAAGGAGAAGATGGCGTGCGACACAACATCATGGGCGGTTGGGCTGCATTTGGTTTGGGCACATGGTATATCTGGCTCATTTGCCAAGTGCTGGATGATTTCAGCTACTATATGGTTCATCGTGCCAATCATGAAGTGCGCTTTTTGTGGGCTGCCCATATTGTGCATCATTCATCCGACCATTTCAACTTGGGAACTGCGGTGAGAAACGGTTGGGTCACGCTCTTCTACAAACCTTTCTTCTATATGTGGATATGTGCCCTTGGCTTCCACCCTATCATGTTGATGACCTGCCTCAGCATTGAAGCATTTTGGCAATACCAATTACATGTGCAATGGATGCCGCGTTTGGGTTTCTTGGAAAAGATATTCAACCTTCACAAGCACCACGAAGTACATCATTCATCCGATATTGAATACTTGGACAAGAACCATGGCGGTTACCTGATCATCTTCGATAAAATGTTCGGCACTTTCAAGGATAAGGACGATAGCAAGACCATCAAATACGGTGTGTTGCATCCACCAAAATCACACAATCCAGTAGAAGTGCTTTCGCACGAATACGTCCATATTTGGCAAGATGTAATGAAAGCCAAGACTTGGAAAGGTCGTTTCATGTACATTTTCGGCCCTCCCGGATGGACCGAAGATGGTACCGGAAAAACCACCAAGATGATGCAACGCGAATTGGCTGAACTTCAAAAAAAGGCTGCCTGA
- a CDS encoding GNAT family N-acetyltransferase — translation MQFTVLVATSGHRSYSTIICQMMEDAAKLRGTGIAKREPSYIETKMDEGKAVIAFDGDLVVGFCYIETWEGKKYVANSGLIVHPEYRKTGLARAIKKAVFDLSKEKYPNSLLFGITTSLPVMKINSDLGYKPVTFSELTQDDAFWKGCQSCVNHDVLQRTNRTMCLCTGMMCDLSKVPAKSDLKADQKAWDSFKGFMKQRGQRIQRKLDIFPFLKPALKSIPDEKQ, via the coding sequence ATGCAGTTTACCGTATTGGTGGCCACCAGTGGTCACAGATCATATTCAACCATCATCTGTCAGATGATGGAAGACGCAGCCAAACTCCGAGGCACAGGCATTGCCAAACGCGAACCATCGTATATCGAAACGAAGATGGACGAAGGCAAAGCAGTGATTGCCTTTGATGGTGACCTTGTGGTCGGTTTCTGCTACATCGAAACCTGGGAAGGCAAGAAATACGTGGCCAACTCAGGTCTTATCGTGCATCCTGAATACCGAAAGACAGGATTGGCACGTGCCATCAAAAAAGCAGTGTTCGATCTATCGAAAGAGAAGTATCCGAACTCACTGCTTTTCGGCATCACCACCAGTCTTCCTGTAATGAAGATCAACTCCGATCTTGGTTACAAACCTGTCACTTTCTCTGAACTCACACAGGATGATGCCTTTTGGAAAGGCTGCCAAAGCTGCGTGAACCACGATGTGCTTCAACGTACCAATCGGACCATGTGTCTTTGTACAGGCATGATGTGCGACCTAAGCAAGGTTCCTGCAAAATCTGACCTTAAAGCCGACCAAAAAGCATGGGATAGCTTCAAAGGATTTATGAAACAACGCGGCCAACGCATTCAACGAAAACTCGATATTTTCCCTTTTCTAAAACCAGCCCTGAAATCTATTCCAGATGAAAAACAATAA